The following DNA comes from Balaenoptera ricei isolate mBalRic1 chromosome 7, mBalRic1.hap2, whole genome shotgun sequence.
TCATTCTTTCAGGACTTGATAGATacggggagaggaagaaaggcacTCATTCTCAGTTACAGTTGGGCTGAAAGGCAGCACACTCCGCTTTCCTGCCCGTTACTTGGCAACACTGTGAACAGTATCATTCACGGAAATTCCATGTCTCCAACTCACCTTGTTCCTTTGCAACCTCAGGTAAATATGTGGCTGTACGTTTGACGCCTTTTTCATTGATGAATTCAATTCGAATCCCATGGACCCCAACCTACAAAAACACACAACCAGTAAATGGCATTTACTCACTCTAGCGGAACTTCAATTATCCTCATATAAATCGACACTGTCCCCTGACCAGCTTGACCCAGGGCTGAGAAAAGGGGAGGCTCTTGCCTTTCAtgactcactctctctctcaggCATGGAAGCCAAAGAAACTGCTGCTTTAGGGAAAGTGAGAGTCTACCTGCAGCCACCTCTCGGAGAGTACGGAGGCTACAGAAATACATTCTCTCAACAGTTCATCCGAAGATCTTGAATATTCCACCTTTAATCTACTCCAGTCAAAGAACATGCCACAGGGTTTTGATCTGGGTTCCTGACTCTTCACACATGGGCTCACATGGATAACAACTTTCATCCAAGGGCTTACCACGAAGAATCAGGAATGTTCTCCTTTATCCCCATTCCTATTTCTTATtagacatgggaaaaggatgtggACCAGAGTAGACTGGGAAGAACGGGAGAAGAAAGGCTTCCCAtttcttcctacttctaccgtagCACCTCTTCTGTCACCCAAGTTGCCTACAGTTCCTTCCAAACTCAGCTTTCACATTCTCATACCCTCGCTCAATGAAGGAGATACATTACCATGTACTAACCCGAACCCAAATGCAACGAGAGATGCAGAGTTCCAAATGCGGCTGTTCTCACCTCCCAGTCCAGGTAATCACTGGCATCCTCAAAGTTAGTAAGGAGGGAGACAGAGCAGAAAAGTTTAGGCAGCTCCTCTCGGGTCAGGGGGGGGAACCGGCTGTCCTTAAGTGCACTGGAGAGGACAGAAAACATAAGTGAGGCTGCTCCGGAGCCGGGAGCCGACATCACGTGCCGGACGCTGACGGCTCTCGAGCGCCGCGGAGAACATCCACTATCCATCAGCCCGCACATGCTGAGAACAACCTGAGGCCGCTGACTGCCTGTACTTGGACCGGTAAGTGGCTCACCAGGTGAATGCCCCTACACTTCCTGATCATCCGAAAGAGAGCACTCGGACCTCACCACTCAGAAGAGGCAGGcagttcttttccattttggccaATAATGTACCAGTCTTACGTGCGGTCGCCATTACCTGGTTAGCGTGTATTCCCTGAGTCCTGAGTGAAGATTCATGGCTGAGAAGGTCCCAATGCAGCCACGAAGCCGCTTGTCCCGCCCTGTCTTCCACGTCACAAAGAGCGGGCTGAAAGAGCAAGCACACGTCAGTCAGGGAAGAAGAACACCTCGGCTCTAGCCCTGTTCGTCTGTTCTTCCCCTCAAGGACGGCGTTCTGACGCGGGCTGTCTGAAAGGCTCGGCCCTCTCCGCCCTCTCGGAGCCGCGCGGCCCCGGGGCGTAAACGGAGAGGAAATCGCCGCGAGGCACGAGAAGAAAGGCCCCTGCTCACAGCCTCACTCCACTCTAGCACCACGTGGACGTGccgttttcttcttcctctgcccgGGACTCAACTCTTTCTTCTTCTAGTTCTCCATGTCTTTCTCCTCTTGTTTActctcttttcatgtgtctacgCTCCCAGTTCCACCTTCACGAAGACACACGGGGCCTGCACACCTTCTCCGCTCAACCCCGCATCGTGCCCATCATTATTTCTGCCTCTCCTGCTCGTAaattgcagaaaaaaagaaaaagtctcctCAAGACAGCTTAttcttggggacttccccggcagtccggggtcaggactcggcgctttcactgccgagggctcgggttcgatccctgctgggGAAACAAGGATCCCGCAAGCCAAGTGGCGCCgctaagataaaataaaaagcttattcTTAGCAGAAGTTAACCACTTTCTAGGCCCAAGTCATGCTGCATTAGGCTACATCCGATTGACGCTGACAGATGTTTTAGGCAGAGGTTACAGGGCTGTCCCCTCTTCCTGAAATTCCTCCATATTCCTATGCCCTTACCTCTTTGATTCTTGAGTTAACACTTCTCAAAAGcaacttaaattttttaagttatctcACTTTGATCATTATTACAAAGCAGGATCTCCCACCTACCCATCTTTTCCTTCCAGTAAAACACTTGAACACCACCGGCCAAAGTTAATGTTCCAAAACCTGCTCAAAAACCCTTCAAGAATTCCACTGTCTCCACACCCTACAATGCTGCGGCCACCACCTACTCTTCCAAACCCATGTCCCTCTCCTGCAAGGGACACACCTGATCCCACTCAGATCAAGGCTTAGACTCTCCACCGACTCAGTCAGGATTTTTCTGTTCACGGTATCGCACGGCAATACTTCCCTAAAGAGTGAGCACATTTTTCTCTGCATTTCTTCTCCTCTGACACAATCACAGGAGTAACTTCCTCTCCACCTCTGCCCAGACGGTGTGTGAACACTATTTAGCTTCTGTGTGTGATCTGCCAACTCAAGTCTTCCGAGAGCAAGGACTTTTTCTTCATACTCCTCCATTCCCTGCCCAGTGGGGCTACGCACCGCCTCAGTATGGCATTAACAGTCGAGGAATGATGATCAGTCAGTGAATGCTCTAAAAGCAtctcctaaaaaaataaaaataaaaaagcagcagTGCTCTTTAAAGCCACCTCAAAGCTGCTTCCAATTGAGAAAGAAAGCATTGGCATGAGCATCTTCACTTGACTTTCCCCTTTACACATATTCCTTATTAAAGTCATTGACACCTCGAGGGGACCTGGGACAAATAACAGAGTCGTGAACTAGAAACAGTAAAGCAAATTCTGACATTGCTGGTGGGGTGCCGGCAGCCCCATGGGACTGACAGTGAACCAAGTGAGGGGACCCCTGTTAGGAGCATCTCAGCTCCCACTAAATGAGCTCCTAGTCTCCCACCTGGCACCCAGACACTGGCAGGTCACTTGGGCTTCAACGGTGCTCGGGTCCACAATGGTGTGATGGTGTGACTTCTCCACGTGAGAGGTTAGATGACCTACCCACTGCCATTTGAACCAACAGAAGACCAAGAACGAAACCCTCCTGATTCCCGGAACATTACTTTGACAAGCCAACCGCTCCTGCAGACACAGCCTAGTACCCTTCCATTACTGAGCCCAGTGAGTGTTCTAGACATTGGCTGCACATTTCTCAGCATCCTATTCCCATCAACCTTTGCCCAAATCGTGTTAAGCTTTTTATAAGGAGCAGACTCGCTCAAGAGAATGCCCCCGACAGAGGCGTCACGCCTTCCTCACCGCCCCCGACGCGCGGCCGCTTTACTCACTAGGGGTCATTGGTGAACCTAGGGAGGCGCGGCTGTGGGAAGCCGTACAGGTGACAGTAGAGGACGTCGAAGCAGTAGCAGCACATCTCTGCGGTCACCACCAGATTCTTGGTGACGTTGGCAGTTCCATTGGGCCGGGGGAGAGGGCTCAGCGCTCCCGATGCGGGGTTCATCCGTGTGATGGGAGGGTTTCCAGGTCCCAGAGTCAAGTCCGACACGTTCTCGCGACCATTGCCGCCGTCCACATGCTGGTGGTTCTGAAGAGGCCCCGCGCTGGAGCCGGGGACGGCTGTGGACTGGCTCCCGTGGCCGTGCGCCCCACCTGCAGACAGCTTAGGCTTCTTAACCCCACAGCAGCCTGCTGCCAGCTTGGGCTCCAGTGGGGGGACGCAGCGTCGTTTTCCCATCCTGAACCGGTGCTTGAGGTCTGGAATGCTGCGGAACCCTAACCCAGAAGAGAACATGCAAGCGTTAACTCAAATGGTTAGCTGCAAGGAGGACACAAAATTCAAAGAGAAAGGGTCTCCATGCAGAGGGTAGGAGCCATCAAATTCTTTCTTGCCCAGGTCACACTGGTTGCAAAGGGTGGCAGACCAGTGGGCTAGAAGAGACCCTGAGTTCCAGACCGAAGGCGCCTAACCTCTTCCTCGGGGGGAgctattttccattttccataaaAGGTCATCATCACCACGGACGGAGGCAGGCCTCAGGCAGCCCCCTCTTGCCCCAGACTCCCTGGGCAGAAAGAAGGGTGGGGTGGCAGCCAGCGTGCAGCTGAATGGGGACGTTTCCAGGCCGACTGCAAGGCTGCACTTGACCCACCAGGCTCCTCATCAGGATGCTCCCTCTACCTCTGTAGAGGCTCCAAAGGGAACCACCCTGTTTTTAAAGAACCCAGAGGGACTTCCACGCTGCTCCGTGTTAACCACATCCTTTCCGCAGCTTCCTCATCACTAACCTCGGTGTATCTGTGTAACTTTAGCCCCGGACCTCTGTGAAGACGAAAGGCGGCGGCTGTTCTGACGAGAGCGCGCTCGCTGACGCCGGGCTCCCCGCCCGCCTGTCCGTCCTCACAGCTGTCCGGCACAGCCTCGCTCATTTCCTTCGGCTCTCCTCTGAACTCACTCCAAGTTCTACACTTCTGTCCTGTCAAGGCCCCGTTCAAAAAAAGCTACGACCTAGCAGAAACCCTTCTTCACACAAATGACCCAAGCTTCACAGCCCTTTTGTGAGGTAGCTATTTCTGCCCTGTCACAGCAAGGCAGGCAGATGCAAAGCCATCAGCTTAACAAAATGTGGCATCAGATGGGCCAGGAAACCGGAGAGCCCCAACTGATAAAGGGGAGGAAGGAATCTTTTTccactaaattctttttcttaaaaagcctAAGGTAAAGATATATAGCTATAACATGACCAAGATCCTTTTCTGCTGTCTGTGTCTGTAATCAGCAGCCACAGGCAAAGAGATCCTAGTTATTTCAATGTCGATAATACCAAAGTTTGTAAAATTCTGCTGACTTGAGAAAAGTACACTTTGTTTTTCCTCAAGTCATTACCTGTTAGCTGTAGCCCTcccactgaaaaaaaatatataattcctaCCTAAAATTTTCCCTGTGGTTTGAACACGTAGCACACAATTGCCTTTTAGGCACTGCTCTACTGTATAGTATTTTGATTGTAACTTCTACAACCTTTTACATCCAATTAGATATGCACGTACCCGTTTGCAATGCCGTAATTTCTACAAAAACCACCTGCCACTTTAGGTTGAATGAGacacaaaaatttcacaaatattgCTTATGGTCTTGATATATGCTGATCCCTAACAAACACACATTTTTGTATCTAAGACAGTTCTTCGGAAGATGAAAGTTGTCTCTAGCAGAGGAATAACAGCTTGCCTGCTTCAATGTCTGGCCTGAAACAGGGGCTTCTTTTTGAGAAAGCCTCATGCACTTGATGCAGTAAAACCTCCAACGACTAGATTATTTCTGAGCACGGATATCACTGCCTCGTTCGGACTGTTAAGAAAGGGAGCAGAAGATCTCGGTTAAAAATGCcgcctccagggcttccctggtggcgcagtggttgagaatctgcctgttaatgcaggggacacgggttcgagccctggtctgggaggatcccacatgccgcggagcggctgggcccgtgagccacaactactgagcctgcgcgtctggagcctgtgccccgcagcgggaggggccgcgatagtgaaaggcccgcgcactgcgatgaagagcggtccccgcaccgcgatgaagggtggcccccgcttgccgcaactagagaaagccctcgcacgaaccgaagacccaacacagccaaaaataaaataataaataaataaataaagtagctataaaaaaaaaaaaaaaaaaaaatgccgccTCCAGAGCCAAAtggcctgggctcaaatcctgactcctccaggattaacctctctctgcctcagttccctcaaACTGGGAATAACAAGAGCACGTGCCTCATGGGGCTGTTGGGAGAACTGAGTTTAATGTGTGTCAGCTGCTTCCATACAGCGTCTGGCATAAAGTCAGCTGCTCTTATCGTCTGGGCTTATCATCTGCTCCCACCAGGAAGGAAACTCCCGGAAGGCCAGGACTTCGCTGGGCACTCAGGGCTTAGAGCACCGAACAGGTGCTCTTTAAACAGGATTTCACTGAATCCTCAAAACCACTCAGCAAGGAGGACAACATTACCGTCATTTTATGAAGGAGGAAACTTAGGTTTAACGAGCAAGATAATCTGCCCAAAGCCAGGCTGTCgctaagtggcagagtcaggatttggacCACAATCCATCTGTAAGACTCCAAAGCCTGGGTCTTCCCACCAAGCCACAAAGAAGAATGAGGCCTGCCAATAATATCCATTGGATTCAGTCCCTTTCCTAAgggcatgatttaaaaaaaaaaaaaaaaaatcaagggtatactaaaaactaaaagaatagttTGCAAAATCTTGCCAACAAAAATggagcagggaaaaaaaaaaaatcaaaacctaagCCCAAAGCCAGTATCTCCGCCATCCCCCTGACAATCATCAGTACCCCTGCCATTGTCCCTTGACTCCACAAGGGATGGCACTGCCCTCTGAGCTCTTACCTGACTTTCCACCTTGTGCATAACTGTGTGCAGGGGGTTTAGGACACGTGTTGAATGAAGCAGAGGGACCATCTCTCGAGAGCTAGAGTTTTAACAGCACCAACAGGGCCCTGAGGCTCTGCCTCTAGAGAGTCCCAAAATTCAAAGAGGCAAAGAGGAGGGataaaataggttaaaaaaagaaatctttcctcATTCTCCTTACACCAAAGCACACCTGAAGGAAGGGCGAAATGTCATGAGATAGTGGCAACTCAGGTGTTTCTCTGCAGGTGCTATCAGCTACCTGACTGTGAAACATCCTACAACAGAGCAATAGAAGGGATTTTCAAACCATGCCAAGGCAGGTGAGCTCAAGCCTAGGAAGGTTCTGCCTACATATCACGTACAATCACCGATCTGCAGTGGGGCATGATCACAACTGACACCAAGAGAATACATTTAACAATTCCCCCTCCCCAACTATGATTTGTAATCAGTAGAACCCACCAGAATCTTGTGGTTCCTTAGGCCCGAGCTTTCTCTGGAGGCCACTAAGCAAACAATTCAACCGATATTCTCAATTAGTGACCAAAGGCAGAGTTAGAGACTTTCTGCCTCAAAAATATATTAGaaggcatttctttaaaaatttgttccaTAAATTTAAATctacagaaaatttcaaacatatacaaagtaAATTAGTGTAATGAACCCAATACCCAGCTTTAACAATTTTCAACAAAGGGCCAATCTTATTTCATCTGCAGCCTACTTACTCCATCTCCCCACCTCCTACTGAAtttttaaggtttgttttttaaaggggcCAATATTTTACCTATATGTCAGCGTCAAGCAAATGTTAAGTGAACGACAGTTAAGACTGTGAAGGTGCTGGTAGTGAGTACTTTCACTTACCATGTCAACCTCAACCTATCAATTTCATCAAGTTTCTCTTTAAAGTGAGACTCTTCTAACCCCACTCCAACAAAGTGGGCATCTCACCACAACTAAGTGTCCCAGGCTCGGCTCCCGGGACTGTCCTACAGTGACTAAAGACACATTCATTTCTCCAGCCGCTCGGCTTCTGAGGGCACAGTGTGAGATCCCTCAGAATAACAGCATTTCAGTACAACAGACTAACCTGCTGTCCGACCAGCTAAAAACAAATACCCCAATGGCATATTCTACCTCTTCTAGGACTGTGTGCATTTGTTCTCACTCTTCCCCCAAACCTCATAAAAACTACCAGCAATGGTATACTGATCATAGTAGGAGTAAATAAATGTTACTCCTGTCAAGCTGGTTCATCTGAAGTAATTGGAATCAGGCAAAAACCCTTGCTCTGTAAACACATATATCACTAAGACCCTTCGGAGCCTTCAGTTGGTTACTCTTTCAAAGCTAAACTCAAGGGCCACTTTAAGGGCCAACGGTAGTGATGTCATTTTCCTACTGTCTGTCCACTTTAGAACGAACAATGAGAAAGAACTAGTTAAAACTGGATTTCCACCAGATGGAGACAATACCCATACTTCCACAAAAAGCTGGAGGAAATAACAGGAATCACTGTTTTACCTCTTAAGACCGTCTAACCTACCAAGTGTCAAATGAAGTAAAGTTGCTCTCAGTGTTGAAAAAGTCACCACACCCTTTACCTGACACGCAGTAC
Coding sequences within:
- the AMMECR1L gene encoding AMMECR1-like protein isoform X1 — protein: MGKRRCVPPLEPKLAAGCCGVKKPKLSAGGAHGHGSQSTAVPGSSAGPLQNHQHVDGGNGRENVSDLTLGPGNPPITRMNPASGALSPLPRPNGTANVTKNLVVTAEMCCYCFDVLYCHLYGFPQPRLPRFTNDPYPLFVTWKTGRDKRLRGCIGTFSAMNLHSGLREYTLTSALKDSRFPPLTREELPKLFCSVSLLTNFEDASDYLDWEVGVHGIRIEFINEKGVKRTATYLPEVAKEQDWDQIQTIDSLLRKGGFKAPITSEFRKTIKLTRYRSEKVTISYAEYIASRQHCFQNGTLHAPPLYNHYS
- the AMMECR1L gene encoding AMMECR1-like protein isoform X3, producing MGKRRCVPPLEPKLAAGCCGVKKPKLSAGGAHGHGSQSTAVPGSSAGPLQNHQHVDGGNGRENVSDLTLGPGNPPITRMNPASGALSPLPRPNGTANVTKNLVVTAEMCCYCFDVLYCHLYGFPQPRLPRFTNDPYPLFVTWKTGRDKRLRGCIGTFSAMNLHSGLREYTLTSALKDSRFPPLTREELPKLFCSVSLLTNFEDASDYLDWEVGVHGIRIEFINEKGVKRTATYLPEVAKEQDSCTGIISDRKDSEAGGLGTAVSDVCWASSHISDSPWTANWDQIQTIDSLLRKGGFKAPITSEFRKTIKLTRYRSEKVTISYAEYIASRQHCFQNGTLHAPPLYNHYS
- the AMMECR1L gene encoding AMMECR1-like protein isoform X2, whose translation is MEEYEEKVLALGRLELADHTQKLNSVHTPSGQRWRGSYSCDCVRGEEMQRKMCSLFREVLPCDTVNRKILTESVESLSLDLSGISPLFVTWKTGRDKRLRGCIGTFSAMNLHSGLREYTLTSALKDSRFPPLTREELPKLFCSVSLLTNFEDASDYLDWEVGVHGIRIEFINEKGVKRTATYLPEVAKEQDWDQIQTIDSLLRKGGFKAPITSEFRKTIKLTRYRSEKVTISYAEYIASRQHCFQNGTLHAPPLYNHYS